The following proteins are encoded in a genomic region of Pseudomonas saponiphila:
- the trbL gene encoding P-type conjugative transfer protein TrbL, producing the protein MNDVTIIDRFLDTFSRYIDSGFGLLQGEVAFLTATLIVIDMTIAGLYWAMSHATGQGDDVIAKLLRKVLCVGAFAYIIGNFNWLASIVFRSFAGLGITATGSAITMENFLQPGRLAKTGIDAAAPILEQIGDMAGFPEVFVNIDPIVVLFIAWLVVILCFFVLAVQLFITLIEFKLTTLAGFVLIPFALWNKTSFLAEKVLGNVVSSGIKVLVLAVIVGIGSGLFAEFQVHPDEPSIDHALVVMLASLALLALGIFGPGIATGLVSGAPQLGAGAMAGAAVGAVGTGVAIGAAVTGVGGAVMAGARMAPAAAKLAGAGARAATSAAGSARSAFQAGSAAAGGGAKGAAAGLGNVAKTGAQAAGRSVTSGASAVGQKVADSFRAGWNGTEAGSDGAGPGQTADGTAGSQKQEQPAWAKRMHRRQQATHAATTAAHTLRGGDGGGSGQGPSLRDSDT; encoded by the coding sequence ATGAACGACGTGACCATCATCGACCGTTTCCTCGATACGTTCTCGCGCTACATCGACTCGGGCTTCGGCTTATTGCAGGGCGAAGTGGCATTTCTCACCGCCACGCTCATCGTCATCGACATGACGATCGCTGGCCTGTATTGGGCCATGAGCCACGCCACCGGCCAGGGCGACGACGTGATCGCCAAGCTGCTGCGCAAGGTGCTCTGTGTCGGCGCGTTCGCCTACATCATCGGCAACTTCAACTGGCTGGCGAGCATCGTGTTCCGCTCGTTCGCCGGCTTGGGAATTACCGCTACCGGCTCGGCCATCACGATGGAGAACTTCCTTCAGCCGGGCCGGCTGGCGAAGACCGGCATCGACGCAGCCGCGCCGATTCTGGAACAGATCGGGGACATGGCTGGGTTCCCCGAGGTGTTCGTGAACATCGACCCTATCGTGGTTCTGTTCATCGCCTGGCTGGTGGTGATCCTCTGCTTCTTCGTGCTGGCCGTACAGCTTTTCATCACGCTGATCGAGTTCAAACTGACTACGCTCGCCGGCTTCGTCTTGATCCCGTTTGCACTCTGGAACAAGACCTCGTTCCTCGCGGAAAAGGTGCTAGGCAACGTGGTGTCGTCAGGCATCAAGGTCTTGGTGCTGGCCGTCATCGTCGGCATCGGTTCAGGCCTGTTCGCCGAGTTCCAGGTGCATCCCGACGAACCATCCATCGACCACGCGCTGGTCGTGATGCTGGCCTCGCTCGCGCTGCTGGCGCTGGGCATTTTCGGCCCCGGTATCGCCACCGGCCTGGTGTCCGGTGCGCCACAGCTTGGTGCGGGCGCGATGGCTGGTGCTGCGGTCGGGGCTGTCGGCACCGGCGTTGCCATCGGCGCCGCCGTAACGGGCGTGGGCGGCGCCGTCATGGCCGGGGCACGAATGGCCCCGGCGGCCGCAAAGCTGGCCGGTGCCGGTGCGCGTGCCGCGACTTCGGCGGCCGGCAGTGCCCGATCGGCGTTCCAGGCCGGTTCCGCTGCGGCCGGCGGCGGTGCCAAGGGCGCGGCGGCTGGCCTCGGCAATGTCGCCAAGACTGGCGCACAAGCCGCAGGCCGCAGCGTCACCTCTGGTGCTTCCGCTGTTGGGCAGAAGGTGGCCGACTCCTTCCGCGCTGGCTGGAACGGCACAGAAGCCGGCAGCGACGGTGCTGGCCCCGGCCAGACCGCAGACGGCACCGCAGGCTCGCAGAAGCAAGAGCAACCGGCCTGGGCCAAGCGGATGCACCGCCGCCAGCAGGCTACCCATGCCGCGACCACTGCCGCCCACACGCTGCGCGGCGGCGACGGCGGCGGCTCCGGGCAAGGCCCGAGCCTGCGGGATTCCGATACCTAA
- the trbJ gene encoding P-type conjugative transfer protein TrbJ, translating into MKTKPRLLSVSLAAVLSVSLLAVQPASALTVFDPSNFVQNTLTAVRTLEQINNQINQLQNEAQMLMNQARNLANLDFNIVNRLRSTLATTERLIAEARGLAYDVQSMDATFARLYPEQYAATISGDRMAQDARERWQNTLNGLHTAMRMQAQVSQNLAQDESALADLVSQSQSATGALQAMQATNQLLALQAKQSIQAQQLQITQDRAASLELARQAAAMERAREVRRRFLGTGTPYTPQSVNFYNN; encoded by the coding sequence ATGAAGACCAAGCCCCGTTTGCTCTCTGTCTCACTCGCTGCCGTGCTGTCGGTATCGCTGCTGGCCGTGCAGCCCGCATCCGCGCTGACGGTGTTCGACCCGTCCAACTTCGTGCAGAACACGCTGACCGCCGTGCGCACGCTGGAACAGATCAACAACCAGATCAACCAGCTTCAGAACGAGGCGCAGATGTTGATGAACCAGGCCAGGAACCTGGCAAATCTCGACTTCAACATCGTCAACCGCCTGCGCTCGACGCTCGCCACCACCGAGCGCCTGATCGCCGAGGCGCGCGGCTTGGCCTACGACGTGCAGAGCATGGATGCCACGTTCGCCCGCCTGTACCCGGAACAGTACGCCGCCACCATCAGCGGCGACCGCATGGCACAGGACGCCCGCGAACGCTGGCAGAACACCTTGAACGGCTTGCACACCGCGATGCGGATGCAGGCGCAGGTGTCGCAGAACCTCGCCCAAGACGAAAGCGCGCTGGCCGATCTCGTGAGCCAGAGCCAGTCGGCCACCGGCGCGCTGCAAGCGATGCAGGCGACGAACCAGCTCCTGGCTTTGCAGGCCAAGCAGTCGATCCAGGCGCAGCAGCTCCAGATCACGCAAGACCGGGCCGCTTCACTGGAACTGGCGCGGCAAGCGGCGGCTATGGAGCGCGCCCGCGAAGTGCGGCGGCGCTTTCTGGGCACCGGCACGCCGTACACGCCGCAGTCCGTCAACTTCTATAACAACTGA
- the trbE gene encoding conjugal transfer protein TrbE, which yields MLNLAEYRQRPALLADWLPWAGLVAPGVVLNKDGSFQRTFQFRGPDLDSATQGELIATSARQNNALRRTGSGWAFYIEAERMRASSYPQSSFPEPLSWLVDEERRAAFEESDGHFESVYHFTLQHLPPQESRARAAGMLYENRPTEGVDWRGRLDSFVAETDRVFDLLDGVMPEIAWLDDSQTLTYLHATVSTRRYRVGVPDVPFHIDALLADAALVGGLAPMLGDQHLRVVSVRGFPTSTWPGILDDLNRLGFAYRWSTRFLCLDKAEAERELGRLRRQWFAKRKNVIALLRETIFQQESPLVDTDASNKAADADAALQELGSDQVAFGYLTATVTVLDADPAVADEKLRMVERVIQGRGFVTIPETLNAVDAWLSSVPGNAYANVRQPIVSTLNLAHMMPMSAVWAGPEKNEHLDGPPLIVTRTDGATPFRLVTHIGDVGHTLVAGPTGMGKSVLLAILAMQFRRYFGSRIFAFDMGRSMRATILGLGGEHYDLGADGGIAFQPLARIAHEGYRTWAAEWVEGRLLHEGVTVGPDEKAAIWSALRSLAGAPVEQRTMTGLSVLLQSNALRQALAPYVLGGAHGKLLDADHDRLGMADVQGFEMEELMHSPAAVQAVLRYLFARFDERFDGAPTLLILDEAWLFLDEPSFAARIRQWLKTLRKKNVSVIFATQSLADIKDSTIAPAIIESCASRIFLPNPQATEPQIRTIYEGFGLNSRQIEIVATAQPKRDYYYQSRLGNRLFDLDLGPVALAFAGASTPQDQRDIDRVLTQAGAPGFAGAWLRHRGLGWAADLLPSAPAAASFLASQPLEVSP from the coding sequence ATGCTGAACCTTGCCGAATATCGTCAGCGCCCGGCCTTGCTTGCCGACTGGCTGCCCTGGGCCGGGCTGGTCGCGCCGGGCGTTGTGCTGAACAAAGATGGTTCGTTTCAACGCACGTTCCAGTTTCGCGGCCCCGACTTGGACAGTGCGACACAGGGCGAGCTGATTGCCACGTCGGCGCGGCAGAACAACGCGCTTCGCCGTACCGGGTCTGGCTGGGCCTTCTATATCGAGGCCGAGCGGATGCGGGCATCGAGCTATCCGCAATCCTCCTTTCCCGAACCACTGTCCTGGCTGGTGGATGAGGAGCGACGCGCGGCGTTCGAGGAGTCGGATGGCCATTTCGAGAGCGTCTATCACTTCACGTTGCAACACCTACCGCCGCAAGAGTCTCGCGCCCGTGCGGCTGGGATGCTGTACGAGAACCGGCCCACTGAGGGTGTGGACTGGCGTGGTCGGCTTGATTCCTTCGTGGCAGAGACCGATCGCGTGTTCGACCTGCTCGATGGTGTGATGCCGGAGATTGCCTGGCTGGACGATAGCCAGACGCTGACCTACCTGCATGCCACAGTCTCCACGCGGCGCTATCGCGTCGGCGTGCCCGACGTGCCGTTCCATATCGACGCACTGCTGGCCGATGCCGCGCTGGTCGGCGGCCTGGCGCCCATGCTGGGCGATCAGCACCTGCGCGTGGTGTCGGTACGAGGCTTCCCGACCTCGACCTGGCCGGGGATCTTGGACGACCTCAACCGCCTGGGCTTTGCGTATCGCTGGAGTACGCGCTTCCTGTGCCTGGACAAAGCCGAGGCGGAACGGGAATTGGGGCGCTTGCGGCGCCAATGGTTCGCCAAGCGCAAGAACGTCATCGCGCTGCTGCGCGAAACGATCTTTCAGCAGGAAAGCCCGCTGGTCGATACCGATGCCAGCAACAAGGCCGCCGACGCCGATGCCGCCTTGCAGGAGCTGGGCAGCGATCAAGTCGCCTTCGGCTACCTCACCGCCACGGTGACGGTGCTCGACGCCGACCCGGCCGTGGCCGACGAGAAGCTGCGCATGGTGGAGCGCGTCATCCAGGGCCGGGGTTTCGTGACCATCCCCGAAACCCTCAACGCAGTCGATGCCTGGCTGTCGTCCGTCCCCGGCAACGCATACGCGAACGTGCGTCAGCCCATCGTTTCGACGCTGAACCTGGCGCACATGATGCCGATGTCAGCGGTATGGGCTGGGCCGGAGAAGAACGAACACCTCGATGGCCCGCCGCTGATCGTCACCCGCACCGATGGCGCGACGCCGTTCCGGCTGGTGACGCACATCGGCGACGTGGGGCACACCCTTGTCGCCGGGCCGACCGGCATGGGCAAGTCGGTGCTGCTCGCCATATTGGCCATGCAGTTCCGGCGCTACTTCGGCTCGCGGATCTTCGCCTTCGACATGGGGCGCTCGATGCGCGCCACCATCCTCGGCCTTGGCGGTGAGCACTACGACCTCGGTGCCGATGGCGGCATCGCCTTCCAGCCACTCGCGCGAATAGCCCACGAGGGCTACCGCACCTGGGCCGCCGAATGGGTGGAGGGCCGGCTGCTGCACGAAGGCGTGACGGTCGGCCCGGACGAGAAGGCTGCCATTTGGTCGGCGCTGCGAAGCCTTGCCGGTGCGCCAGTGGAGCAGCGCACCATGACCGGCTTGTCGGTGTTATTGCAGTCCAACGCGCTGCGCCAAGCGCTCGCGCCCTATGTGTTGGGCGGCGCCCACGGCAAGCTGCTGGACGCTGACCACGACCGGCTGGGCATGGCCGACGTGCAGGGCTTTGAGATGGAAGAACTGATGCACAGCCCCGCCGCCGTGCAAGCAGTGCTGCGCTACCTGTTCGCCCGCTTCGACGAACGTTTTGACGGCGCGCCCACGCTGCTGATCCTCGATGAAGCGTGGCTGTTCCTCGATGAGCCGTCCTTCGCGGCCCGCATCCGGCAATGGCTCAAGACGCTCAGAAAAAAGAACGTCAGCGTCATCTTTGCCACGCAGTCGCTGGCCGACATCAAGGACTCGACCATCGCGCCAGCCATCATCGAAAGCTGCGCGAGCAGGATCTTCTTACCTAACCCGCAGGCCACCGAGCCGCAGATTCGCACGATCTACGAAGGCTTCGGCTTGAACAGCCGCCAGATTGAGATCGTGGCGACCGCACAGCCCAAGCGCGATTACTACTACCAGTCGCGCCTCGGCAATCGCCTGTTCGACCTCGACCTGGGGCCTGTCGCGCTCGCATTCGCGGGCGCATCCACCCCTCAAGACCAACGCGATATTGACCGCGTGCTGACGCAGGCCGGCGCTCCCGGCTTCGCCGGCGCGTGGCTGCGCCATCGCGGCCTCGGCTGGGCCGCCGACCTGCTGCCGTCCGCTCCGGCGGCAGCTTCCTTTCTCGCTTCTCAACCGCTGGAGGTTTCACCATGA
- a CDS encoding VirB3 family type IV secretion system protein gives MSKATDLPGFEVPLHRSLTEPILLGGAPRTVAIANGTLAAAVGLGLQLWIPGVVLWIVGHSLAVWGARVDPQFMQVFARHIKHRPLLDV, from the coding sequence ATGAGTAAGGCCACCGATCTTCCGGGCTTTGAAGTGCCGCTGCATCGCTCGCTGACCGAGCCGATCCTGCTGGGCGGTGCGCCGCGCACCGTGGCGATTGCCAACGGCACGCTAGCCGCCGCCGTCGGGCTGGGCCTGCAACTGTGGATTCCCGGCGTGGTGCTCTGGATCGTCGGCCACTCGCTGGCCGTATGGGGTGCGCGCGTCGATCCGCAGTTCATGCAGGTCTTCGCGCGGCATATCAAACACCGCCCGCTTCTGGACGTGTGA
- a CDS encoding TrbC/VirB2 family protein, with translation MTHVDAFRLSVNPISRLSSMARLRHLARPAGQGLLLAALMLLLAGTAQAAGSSMPWEGPLTSILESIQGPVARIVAVIIIISTGLALAFGDTSGGFRKLIQIVFGLSIAFAASSFFLSFFSFSGGAVV, from the coding sequence ATGACGCACGTTGATGCTTTCCGTCTTTCCGTAAATCCTATTTCTCGCCTGTCCAGCATGGCGCGGCTGCGCCACCTGGCCCGTCCCGCAGGGCAAGGGCTGCTGCTGGCCGCGCTGATGCTGTTGCTGGCGGGCACGGCGCAGGCCGCCGGTTCCTCGATGCCGTGGGAAGGGCCGCTGACCTCCATCCTCGAATCCATCCAAGGGCCAGTCGCCCGGATCGTGGCGGTGATCATCATCATCTCGACGGGGCTTGCGCTGGCGTTCGGTGATACCAGCGGCGGCTTTCGCAAGCTGATCCAGATCGTGTTCGGCCTGTCCATCGCGTTCGCCGCGTCCTCGTTCTTCCTGTCGTTCTTCAGCTTCTCCGGAGGGGCCGTCGTATGA
- the trbB gene encoding P-type conjugative transfer ATPase TrbB — MSAVPQIPPESRSSAAASQDRRIQMLRTAMGPLIAAALEDPDVVEIMLNPDRTLWVDRLSSGRSPLGVEMPEADGERIIRLVAAHVGAEVHRGQPLLTAELPETGERFEGILPPAAPGPAFALRKRAVSIIGLDRYVADGILTAGQAEFLRRAVRERQNILIAGGTSTGKTTLANALLAEIAATGDRVLVLEDTIELQCAARDHVPLRTRAGVVTMTELVRATMRLRPDRVIVGEVRGGEALDLVKVWGTGHPGGIATIHAGSALGALLRLEQLILEVAVNPPRALIAEAVNVVIHIAGRGRKRHVETISRVVGFDGAGYRLTDALETPFPELPPVPLAAAAAAPSSTPDQPGELP; from the coding sequence ATGAGTGCCGTTCCGCAGATTCCGCCTGAATCTCGCTCATCCGCCGCGGCGTCCCAGGATCGCCGCATCCAGATGCTGCGCACGGCGATGGGGCCGCTGATCGCCGCTGCGCTCGAAGATCCGGATGTTGTGGAAATCATGCTCAACCCCGATCGCACCCTGTGGGTGGATCGGCTGTCGTCGGGTCGCTCGCCGCTGGGCGTGGAGATGCCCGAGGCCGATGGTGAACGCATCATCCGCCTGGTCGCCGCGCATGTCGGCGCGGAGGTGCATCGCGGCCAGCCGCTCTTGACCGCCGAGTTGCCGGAAACCGGCGAGCGTTTCGAGGGCATCCTGCCTCCGGCCGCCCCGGGGCCAGCCTTCGCGCTACGCAAGCGGGCCGTGAGCATCATCGGCCTGGATCGCTACGTGGCCGACGGCATCCTGACCGCCGGGCAGGCCGAGTTCCTGCGCCGCGCCGTGCGCGAGCGGCAGAACATCCTGATCGCCGGCGGCACCAGCACCGGCAAGACCACGCTGGCGAACGCGCTGCTGGCCGAGATCGCCGCCACAGGCGACCGCGTGCTGGTGCTCGAAGACACCATCGAGCTGCAATGCGCGGCCCGCGACCATGTGCCGCTGCGCACCCGCGCCGGCGTCGTCACAATGACCGAGCTGGTGCGGGCCACGATGCGCCTGCGGCCTGACCGCGTGATCGTCGGCGAAGTGCGTGGCGGCGAAGCCCTGGACTTGGTGAAGGTCTGGGGCACCGGCCACCCCGGCGGCATTGCCACCATCCATGCCGGCTCCGCCTTGGGCGCACTGCTGCGTCTGGAGCAACTGATCCTCGAAGTGGCAGTGAATCCGCCCCGCGCCCTGATCGCCGAGGCGGTCAACGTGGTGATTCACATCGCAGGCCGTGGCCGCAAACGTCACGTCGAAACCATCTCCCGTGTCGTCGGCTTCGACGGTGCGGGCTATCGCCTGACAGATGCGCTGGAAACGCCGTTTCCCGAGCTGCCGCCGGTTCCTCTTGCAGCCGCTGCCGCTGCGCCTTCCTCGACCCCTGACCAACCTGGAGAACTGCCATGA
- a CDS encoding ribbon-helix-helix protein, CopG family, protein MSQYRLNLFIQPEHAKRLDELAAKKGVSKSSIVAAALASWLSPDAGDQREAAIAKRLDRLSRQTERMERDQNIQIETLALFIRYFLTISTPVPEAHKDAARAQGKARFEQFVEQLGRHLLRGRSLVRDVVEELHPDPMRMDDAAAMASADERAAERAS, encoded by the coding sequence ATGAGCCAATACCGCCTCAATCTTTTCATCCAGCCCGAGCACGCCAAGCGCCTGGATGAACTTGCCGCCAAGAAAGGCGTGTCCAAGTCCTCCATCGTCGCAGCGGCCTTGGCGTCCTGGCTGTCACCCGATGCGGGCGACCAGCGTGAGGCCGCCATTGCCAAGCGGCTGGATCGACTGTCGCGGCAGACCGAACGCATGGAGCGCGACCAGAACATCCAGATCGAAACGCTGGCGCTGTTCATCCGCTATTTCTTGACCATCAGCACGCCGGTGCCAGAAGCCCACAAGGACGCGGCCCGCGCCCAGGGCAAAGCGCGCTTCGAGCAGTTCGTCGAGCAGTTGGGTCGCCACCTGCTGCGTGGCCGCAGTCTGGTGCGCGACGTGGTGGAGGAACTGCACCCCGATCCGATGCGGATGGATGACGCAGCAGCGATGGCGTCCGCCGATGAGCGAGCTGCAGAGCGTGCGTCATGA